The DNA window GATGGCTTGTGTACAGGCCATTTGCATGAGCATCAAGGCAAACCGTGAATGGGAGCGGTACTCTGGTAAAATGGCAAATCGTCCAATTTCAGCAGTTGGGTTATGAGATAAAAAATTAGCCATTACCATCGCATTCCAGTCGGCATGTTGAAAGTGCAGATATTCCGTTGGGAAATGGTGGGCTTGTCGGTTAAAGGATAACCTAACCACCCCAACAGCACGGTGCGTGTCGTAGGCAATGAGCCACTGTTTATGGGGATCCTGTAATTCTGAGGGTTCAAAAAGGGTTGTAGAAGCACCCACCCAGTGCTTTTCGACGCAATAAATGGTTTCAAGGACGGTTAGTGCCTCTTGCCGCTGCTCTTCATTCGAGATCATTTCTACACCGGTTCCATTTTTAAGCTGGAAAGAAGAGGCCATTGTTTGGGCTGGTATCATGTCTCTCGG is part of the Bacteroidetes Order II. bacterium genome and encodes:
- a CDS encoding GNAT family N-acetyltransferase, whose protein sequence is MIPAQTMASSFQLKNGTGVEMISNEEQRQEALTVLETIYCVEKHWVGASTTLFEPSELQDPHKQWLIAYDTHRAVGVVRLSFNRQAHHFPTEYLHFQHADWNAMVMANFLSHNPTAEIGRFAILPEYRSHSRFALMLMQMACTQAILNHCFYILTDVFHGDLQSPFHFHTQILGFEPFATYADERFNSHYPSILLIMDLRKTYLHTKKYQPRIFRTFTQNWPPSLHLQLDTYRYESSPSTFGS